The following proteins are co-located in the Malus sylvestris chromosome 13, drMalSylv7.2, whole genome shotgun sequence genome:
- the LOC126595096 gene encoding uncharacterized protein LOC126595096: MMCFGLSETFNCEWIKLGSEAMEMESNLVMKNQKLEASGILRKALLIPARNIKFLTFTILTSLPLFCFLIYYESHLQKIMVETLKTLNLPPREAGMNRYLTYFRLSWSIPVEVSRKLNRDFPNELFYLGFLFVVPLHLLHFVTVIPIVYLGSKIHTEESPVMTIREMVKKTFDKTRLKGTFVTFSYVLVLSSYTLLGLTWLGITYYAVFRNFNDFDALFYAVLCWPAFVGVVVMYLAWSSVWNVSVVISILDGAGGIKPFGQAIYLSSGCEWKGFSLMLIFFFWEISLRLPCLYSGCYKSRNYFGGIIAQVCLFCFGNVLKWIVCMIYFYDCKNRAVEKKLKMQAKKRGESNG; the protein is encoded by the coding sequence ATGATGTGCTTTGGATTATCAGAAACCTTCAATTGTGAGTGGATCAAACTTGGAAGCGAAGCCATGGAAATGGAAAGCAATCTTGTGATGAAGAATCAGAAGCTGGAAGCCTCCGGTATTCTCAGGAAAGCTCTTCTAATCCCTGCCAGAAACATCAAATTCTTAACTTTCACAATCCTCACCTCCCTTCCTCTCTTCTGTTTCTTGATTTACTATGAATCCCATCTCCAGAAAATCATGGTTGAAACCTTGAAAACCCTAAACCTGCCGCCGCGTGAGGCCGGCATGAACCGCTACTTGACTTACTTCAGGTTGAGTTGGTCCATTCCAGTTGAGGTATCCAGAAAATTGAACCGAGATTTTCCCAATGAGTTATTTTATCTGGGGTTTCTCTTTGTGGTGCCTCTTCATCTCCTCCATTTCGTAACTGTGATTCCGATCGTTTACTTGGGATCTAAGATACACACAGAAGAGAGTCCAGTGATGACTAtaagagaaatggtgaaaaaaacCTTTGACAAAACAAGGCTGAAGGGAACTTTTGTAACATTTTCTTATGTCCTTGTGTTGTCAAGTTATACTCTGCTAGGGCTGACATGGCTAGGAATAACCTACTATGCTGTCTTCCGAAACTTCAATGATTTCGATGCTTTGTTCTATGCTGTACTGTGTTGGCCGGCATTTGTAGGGGTTGTGGTAATGTATTTGGCATGGAGTTCTGTGTGGAATGTGAGTGTTGTGATTTCGATACTGGATGGGGCGGGCGGAATCAAGCCGTTTGGTCAGGCGATATATTTGAGCAGCGGATGTGAGTGGAAAGGGTTTAGTTTGAtgctcattttctttttctgggaaATAAGTTTGAGGTTGCCTTGCCTCTATTCCGGCTGCTACAAAAGCAGGAATTATTTTGGTGGTATTATTGCACAGGTTTGCTTGTTCTGCTTTGGGAATGTGCTGAAGTGGATTGTCTGCATGATATATTTCTACGATTGCAAGAATCGCGCGGTGGAGAAGAAATTGAAGATGCAGGCTAAGAAGAGAGGTGAAAGCAATGGATGA